The region AACCCGGTGCCCGCAAATACCGCCAGTACCTAGGCGAAAACGCCCCCAAAACAAATAACCCCGCGGAAATGATCCGCAGGGCCATGGATTTAGTTACAGAGCCTTAAAGGTTGGATTGCTTCGGCCTTACAGGCCTCGCAATGACGTCGCTAGAACAAGGCGATGCTGTACGGAGCCTGAGAACCCTTAGGACGGTCAAGAGCCTTCAACTCACCATCCTTATAAATGTAGAGCTTTTCTTCGCCGTAGGTGTGGTCACCCACATAAAGCACACCATTCTTAAGGGCAAGCGTTTTCTGAGCATCAGCAACGCCTTCGACCTTTTCGAAAGTCTTCTTTTCAAGGTCAATCTTTACGAGCGGAGTGCTACCCCAGCCTTCATAAACAGAGGCATAAGCAATACCATCTTCAGCAACAAAACCGTACAGACCTGCACCCAGTTTCTTGCCAGAAATGATCAACTTGGACTTTTCAGTCTTCAAGTCAACCTTTTCAATGCCACGGTTGTCGTCGGCCTTACCATCGTATTCACCCAAAGAGGCGACATAAAGATTGCCATTGTACAAAGACATTGCAGTCGGATTCTTTGTCACAAGTTCAATCGACTTGTCCAATTTGCCGGTGGAGGCGTCATAAACAGCCACGATGCCCTTCGGATAGGTGAAATTATATTCGGCATCCATTGCATAACGCTGCATCAGCACATAGAGCTTGCCATCAGCGAGTTCAATGTCAGCAACATAAGGAGAGGTCTGACCCTTGCTGGCAAATTTCTTGGTATTGATAGACTTTACGACCTTGCCATCCTTAGTCGAAATTTTCACAAGGGAGTCTGCATTCTGAAGGGCAACCCAAGCTTCTTCACCATCGAAAGCCATATCAACCGGGTTTGCATTAGCGAAGCTCACCTGCCAGGCAACAGCCTTTTTTGCACCCTTTTCAATAAGTTCAGGATCAACCTTACTGATATTGTCGGTGCCCAAGCCTTCCAAAACATACACATCAGGTCCATTCGTTACAACTCTTGAATCCTGATAGAAGGAGATATTCTTTTCAGAAATCTTTCCATCCTTGTCAATCCAGCGAAGTTCACCTTCCTGGACCATATAATCGCCACCATCGAAAACTACACCTGCATAGGTGTATTCTTCTTCAGGATTAATAGCGGAAGAACTGGAGTCGTCACCGCAAGCAACGAGACCAAAGGTGAGGCCAAAAGCAGCAAGTGCTGCGATGGATTGTTTTTTGAATTTATTCATGTTTTTTCCTTTTCTGGCTTTACGCTATTACGCGCGGGGGCTAGAACCCCTGTATGATTGTGAACTTGTATTCCCTACCCGGCATCGGGAAAGGGGTGTAGAAATTTCGATACTTTTCATCGGTAATGTTATTTACAGAAAAAGCAAGTCGAGTTTTCTCAAAAGGCGCATAAGACAAATTGGCTCGATGTGTCGCAACGGCGGGCTGTTCCGTTCTATTGGCCCTATCGCTGTACATCACGCTACGCCAATCCGAAGCCCAGCTGAAATCGAAATGGAACGGCAAATGCAAAGTCGCTTCGGCAAAGTAGCTACGATCAGGTTCTCCCGAGAGTTTGTTTCCGTTGAAAGCCTCGGAATGCGAACGGTCTTCCGTCTTCTGGATAGTCGCCCGCAGCACCACATCTAGGAATTTAGAAGGGCTGCTATTCAGTTCCATTTCTACACCGCGAATAAGGGCTCGCGAGACATTGATGGGGCGCAACAGTTCCACCGAAAGGACCCAGCAAATACCATCTTCGATATGGGATTCAAAATATGTTGTTTGAAACGAGGTGTGATTTCCCGAAAACTTGTACATTCCCGTAGCCTCAAACCGAGTCGCTTTTTCGCGATTTAAATCCGGATTGGAAATCGCTCCAGGGAAAGTTCCATAAAGTTCCATCAGCGCAGGCTGCTGATAAAAACGCCCCATCGAGATTTCACCTGTGAATGGCGAGGTCGATGCACCAAACCGAGAGTAGAGACGGCCTGCAAACGAGGCGTCGCGCTCTTTGGCCTCATCCAAAGTACGTCCCCCTGTCGGCAGCACAAAAGTTCCCTTGTCCAAATGGTCTTTCAGCATTTGCGCAGAACCTTCACCACCGACACCTACATATTTGAAAAATTGGTAATACAAGTCTCCCGAACCAACATACGTCTTACGGTCTAGCGCCCAATCTTTCGAGTTTCCACGAGCCTCGGCACGTTCCCACTCAACAGCAACGCGAGCAACCCCCGTCAAACGTTCCATCGGCGTAAATTCCGCCCAAAATTCAGGAACAAACTTATACGTCATCGAACCATATTCCATCAAGACATTATTGCCAAATCCAATATGGTCTAAGGGATAATAAGAAGTCGAAATATTCTTGTCTATCCGAGCCGATACGCCTCCGTACAAGAAAAGCTTGTCATCAAAATAACCGACGGACTCTAGTCCATAACGAAGCAACGCCGATTCCCCGACAAATTTTGCAACCTTAGTCTGATTCTGTTCTTTACCGGGATTTCCACTTTCGTTCCTAGACGCCGTCACTGCAACCGTTGAAAAATAGCCGTTGCCATGCAGCATACGGAACTGCACATTCCCCGACACGTCGGTGTACTGGGCGTTTTCACGAGTCGCCGTATAGTCGTCGTCATCGTTGTACTGCGTTCCGTTACGATTCAGGTATTCATAATCATTATCGCTATGCCGCGTTGCAAAAGTCGTTGCAAACATGATGCTGTCCGTCACAGGAGCGCTCACCTGGAAAGAGCCCTCCCATAGGTTGTGGTTTCCGTAGGCGCCCAAGACGCGGCAGCCCTTTTTCACGGCATTCTTCGTGACAAAGTTGATGGCGCCGCCAATTCCCGATACACCAAACTTCACCGGCACATTGCCCTTGTACACCTCAATCTTTTCCATCTGGTTCAAGTCGATGGAGCCTAAATTTACCGCACCACCACTTGCATCGTTTAAAGGCACACCGTCGACACAAATCAAAATATTGCGGGCGGCAATGCCACGCACCGATACCGTCTGGAAACTGCCAAGCCCCCCCTGCTTGTACGACTGAATTCCCGGGAGCGTCGCGAGCAGGTCCGCCGCCGAAAGAGATTTTCCTTCCCATACGGCTGAGGTGATTTCGGTATAGCTAGCATTCTTTGTCTGAATGACTTCTCCATCCGTCACCACCTCGGTTGAACCGAGATCCTGCGTAGGAGTCGCATCATCGACCGCAACTGTTTTTGAAGAAATGACCGAAACATCCTCCAGGGAATTTCCCGAAGGGGCCGCCACAGCCATACTTAAGCCGGCAGCCAAACAGCCTAAAAGAGCCGCAATCTTTGCAGCCTTAAAGAAAGACGTCGTTCGCATCGTTCCTCAACAACAGCGTTTCCCACAGTTCTTCTGGCTCGGGGCTCAACCTACTCCCGGCTCCTTCACACATGTAGTCCCTTTCGGTTTCCACGCATTGGTTTATGCCGGTTTCGTCCTCCCTTACAGCGGCGCGACCGCCCCCGGTTTGCACGGGATTCTCTCCGGCCTTCGCGGTTTATCCGCTCCGGCGGGCTTTTCAGGGCACAGGAAACTTTTGAACCAAAAATAGAAAAATAGTTGGCCCTTCGACAGGCTCAGGGACCTTATTAAAGGTTGGCAGAACTTAGATGAACAATCTAAGCTCTAAATTGCTATATTTACTACTATGACAGCAGAAGAACTTTACAATCGTCTTAAGACAATCCAGCCGGGCGCCGTCCTTTGCACCTATTCCATGGAAAAGTGCGAACAGATGCTCCCGCTCATCAACGAAATCAACGAGCTGAAAAAGGAACGCGATGCCGTGATCCTCGCCCACAGCTACGTGGCCCCCGAAATCATTCTGGGCGTTGCCGACTACGACGGTGACAGTTTCAAGCTGAGCCAGGATGCCACCAAGGTGAGCGCCAAGACGATCGTGTTCTCTGCCGTGCGTTTTATGGGCGAAACCGCCAAGATCTTGAACCCGACCAAAGACGTTCTGATTCCGGGTCCGCTTACGGGTTGTAGCCTCGCCGACTCCATTACCGGCGCCGAAGTCAAGGCTCTCCGCGAAAAATACCCCGACCACACCTTCGTGTGCTACATCAACACCACCGCCGACGTGAAGGCGAACTGCGACGTGTGCGTCACGAGCAGCAACGTGATGAAGATTGTCTCTAGCCTCGAAAACGACAAGATCGTGTTCGTTCCCGACGGACTCATGGGCCAGAACCTCATCGACGAGATGAAGAAGCGCGGCATCAAGAAAGAAATCGTGCTCCACAGCGGTTGCTGCTACGTACACGAGACCTACGATTCTGAACTCATCAACTTCTTCCGCAGCCAGAATCCGGGTCTCAAGGTCGTAAGCCACCCCGAATGCCATCCGGGCGTCGCCCTCTTGAGCGACTACGTAGGGAGCACCGGTCAGATGGTGAGCTACATCAAGGAACAGCCCGAAGGCACCCCGTTCCTGCTCCTCACCGAATGTGGCCTGAACGCTCGTATGCAGTACGAATTCCCGAAAAAGACCTTTATCGGCAGCTGCAGCATGTGCAAGTACATGAAGTCAAACTCGCTCGAAAACATCCTGGAGACACTCCGTCACCCGGAAAAGGCGCAGCACGTGGAACTCGACGAAAGCGTTCGCATTGCCGCCAAGAAGTGCATCGACGCGATGTTCTACTACGCAGGAAAGTAGTTGGTATAGCTTAGTCGGCCCTTCGGCCCCTCGACAAGCTCGGGGACCTTAATAAGGTTAGCGAGCTTGCGAAGCGTGAGTTTGTCGAACCACTAAGTTCTAGTTAGGAGAAAAAGTCATGAGAAAGTTAAAGTTCATAGCATTGCTTATTTGCCTGTTGGCGGGTTTCACTTTTGCCGACGAGTACTACTGGCCACGCAGCTACTTTGTCGAAGCGGGTTTCGGCATCGCAGCGACTAAAGGTGACTTTAACGAAAAGCCTGTTGCGGGAAAGGATTCCGCCGGAGTCAAGGGACTGATTCACCCGCCTGCACTTCAATTCATCGCCACTCCCGATTTCCTTCTCGGAGTCAACCTGGGAGCGTTTTCCTTGGGCCTCGGATTCCAGTATTGGAATTCCGAACAGACCCTCGCCGGTTTCGACAACAATTCACACAAGCAGGACACGCGCATTTGGCGTGCAAGTTTTGAATTCACCTACAACTTCTTCTGGCCTGAATTCTTCCAGATCGGCACCGGACTTGGATATTCGTACTCTAGCGTCAAGACCTCGAACGCCGCCATTTTCGACGAGTCAGAATATGACGCAGAATTTATGGGTTCTGCCGTAGCGTTCATCTTAAACCTTCACTACTATATTACCGACAATCTTTCCATGGTTCCCGCCGTCAAGGTTTACGAAAACTGGTTCAAGAACGTCCACTGTTCCAGGGTCGAGAACAACGACCTGGATCCTTATCTCTGGCAGACATTCGTATTAGCAACTGTTTCGCTCCAGTACCAATTCTAGCCCTATAATTTTTTTCTAAATTGGGGCGCGGTATGAAAAAGCTTGCTTTAATCGCGACACTCATTATCGGGGTAAGTTCCATTTTTGCTATGGACGAAAACGGCTGGGCGTCCACCTACGAATCCCTTTCCGCTTTCCAGAGTAACCCGATCGCTCCCGACGGTTCCATAAACCCATACGCCAACCGCCCCGGTTATGTCAAACCCATTATCGACAACCTGGGCAACGTACTCAACAGCAACTGGTACGTGAGCGCCTCGGTGCCGCAGAGTTTCACGTTCGAAGCGGGACTTCCCTTTTCGATCATTCCTATCGGTGACGACGACCGGAATTACACCGAAACCTATACGGACCCCGCTTCAGGGCAAAGTTTCGACTTCGAAACGCCGACCATCTTTGGCGACCATCACGACATGGAACAACCCTACGACGGTCGCATTTACGGCAACAAGACTCTGAACGGTCTCGGAGTTTTCACCTACCCCTATCTGCAACTTGGCGCAAGCATGTTCCACGCCCGCGTCGTTTTCCGCGGAATGTTCCTGCCCTCCATTAGCGAGCTTCGCAAATTCAACTTGTTCGGTTTCGGTCTGCAGTACAGTTTCGGTCACTTTTTCCAGTACATGCTCCCCGCAGCCGCTCAACCGCTCGACGTAAGCCTCGTGTTCGGCTACAATTCCAGCGGCATAGGCTACCGCCCCGACGACTACGACGGACAACTGGATCTTGACGTATCGACCACGAATTTTTCGCTGGTTATCGGTTACAAGCCCATCAACTTTATCGAAGTCATGATGTCGCTTGGATACCAGAGCGCCGAAATGAAGTCTTCGGGCAACCTGGTCTGCACCGCCAAGGAATTCGGACAGCCGACAGGTGACTACGGCAAGACCATTACACCAGACATTACCGTGAAGGGCAACAACGGTTTCCGTTTCAGTCTCGCTGTTGCATTCCAGCTCGGCAAATCGCTCCATCCGGTGGTCGGTTTCGACTATGCCGGCAAGAGCAGCTTCACGACCAACATTCTCTACTTCAAGCAACAATTCGGCGAAGACAAGACCCCCGACGAAATCGCCAAGGAAAAGGGCTACGTCCGTGGCGGGAACGCCCAAACGCAATCCAACGACGCCGCAGAAACAAGCGCCGTCTCCGAAGAAGAACCGACGAACGAAGCGCCAGAAGAATATGCCGACGAACAGGTGGAAGAACCGTCTGAACCCGCCGAAGACAATTCTGCTGACGACTTCTCTGCCGACAACACCTTTGACGAGGAATAAGGACTTTTCACCGTCTACTTTTAACACAAACAAAGAAGGCATCCCATGATTACATTCCTGATTGGTATCGCGATTCTTATCGGCGGATACTTCACTTACGGAAAACTCGTTGAACATGTCTTCGGCCCCGACGACCGCAAGACTCCCGCCCTCGAAAACCCGGATGGCGTTGACCGCGTGGCACTCCCCCACTGGAAAAACATGCTCATCCAGCTTTTGAACATCGCAGGGATCGGTCCTGTGATTGGCGTGATTTTGGGCATCAAGTTCGGCGCCATCGTCTTCATCTTGCTCCCGCTCGGAAACGTGCTTGGCGGCGCAGTACACGACTACTTTAGCGGCATGGTGAGCATCCGCAACAACGGCATGAACGTTCCGGCGCTTTCCCGCAAGTTCCTGGGCAAGGGCCCTTCTAAGGTGGTCATGAGCTTGATCGCCATCGCCCTGATTCTTGTAGGTGCCGTTTTCACCAACACGCCTGCCGCCCTCATCAACACCCCGATTCTTGTCGGCAGCCATGTGTCGCCCACGCTGTTCTGGGTCGCAGTCGCCTGCATTTTCGCCTACTATTTTATAAGCACCTTCTTCCCTATCGACAAAATCATCGGTCGAATCTACCCGATTTTTGGCGGGCTACTGATTCTCGCCTCTATCGGCATCTTGGTCGGTATCGCCCCGCAGCTGAACGTGCTCGACGAATTCTGCCTTTCCGACATCGCTTCTAACTTCAACAAGCATCCGGCCCACCAGCCGATTATCCCGATGCTTTTCGTGACGATTGCCTGTGGCATCATTAGCGGTTTCCATAGCACCCAGAGCCCGATTGTCGCCCGCACCGAAGTCACCGAAAAGACCGGCCGCCAGACGTTCTACGGCATGATGATTATCGAAGGCCTGATCGGCATGATTTGGGCCGCCGGTGGCATGTTCATTTACCATCAGATGCCGGAACTCATCACCGGGGCCTCTGGCGTAAAAGTCTTGAGCGAACTTGTCCACACTGTGATTCCTTTTGCACCGGTTTCGATTCTCGTGGTCGTCGGCGTGATCATTCTTGCCATTACCAGCGGCGATACGAGCCTTAGAAGTCTCCGTCTCACGATTGCAGAACTCACAGGCCTTGAACAGACTTCCGTCAGGAACCGTCTGATTCTGACGATTCCAATGTTTGCCATCTGCGCCCTGATTATCTTGTGGAGCAACATGAACAAGGACGGATTCAACATCCTGTGGAACTACTTCAGCTGGGCCAACCAGCTTATGGCCGTATGTAGCCTCTGCGTGACCGTCGTGTACCTGCGCAGCAAAAAGAAGAATTTCTGGTTTGCGCTTTTGCCCTGCATGTTCATGGCCTTCATCACGTTCGACTACATTCTGTGGGTAAGCCCCGAAAACCTGAAGGGCGCTCCGCTCGGTTTCGGTCTCGACTACAAGACCGCCCTGGTACTCGCCCTCGAAAACGCAGGCCTGCTCGGATTCTTCCTCTGCACTCGCGGTAAGATTCTTACCAAGATGGAAGACTTTGATCCCGACAAATGGGACCCCAAGCGCGACCTCAATCGCGACGAGACCAACCCCATCGTGCAGGACAACAAGGTCTAACCCTTTGACTTCCACGTGATTCTCGAAGGAACCGTCAAGTCCATCACCTTTCACAGTCCGCAGAACGGATTCACCGTCCTGCGGATTATTGATAGTAGCAATAAGAAGGTGGTGGTCGTTACGGGTACATTGCCCGAACTTTCTGTCGGAGAATCACTCCGATTCGAAGGTGAATGGGGGCGCCACCCCAAATTCGGCGAACAGTTCAAGGCGATTCACTTCGAAATTGTAGAAACAGGCAACAAGAACTTCGCCGCCTATCTCGGCAGCGGCCTCTTCCCCGGCATCGGTCCGAAAACAGCCCAGACGATTGTCGACACCTTCGGCGATGAGCTGCAGGACATTCTCGACTACGAGCCAGACCGTTTCCGTGCCAAGAAAATCAAGGGCCTTTCGGCGGCGAAAGTGGAACAGTTCCTTGCACGCTGGCAAGAAAACCGCCACAGCCGCGAAACCTTATTGTTCCTCTACAATCATGACATCACGGGCAATGTCGCCAAAAAGCTGTGGATGAAATTCGGCCAGGACACCATCGAAAAAATCCGCACGAACCCGTACATGCTCTGCGAAGAAGTCTGGGGAATCGGATTCCTGAAAGCCGACGAAATTGCGATGAAGGTGGGCATTCCCAAAGACAGTCCCATGCGCCTGCAAGAGGCGATTCTCTACTCACTGCAAGAAGCTTCTCTTTCAGACGGACACTGCTACTTACCCAGCAACGATTTAATCGGCCGTACCCTCAAGAATTTGCGCATTGACGTCACTGACGACGATGCCATCCAGAATCTGCTGGAGCAGTTCAAGCGCATTTGCGAATCGGGCCGCATCAAGCGCCACGGCGATGACTGCTTTTTCCCGCCACTCGATAACGCGGAACAGAAAATTGCCGAAATTATCAAGGCGCGCCTCGGCGAAAACGAACTGCCCACCTACGGTTTCGAGCGTGAGCTCGTCGACTGGGAACGCGAACACAAGTTCAGTTTCGACCCTACGCAACGTGAAGCAATCCGCCTCGCTACTGCCCACAAGATTTGCATCATTACCGGCGGCCCCGGCACCGGAAAGACGACGATTCTCAAGGGGATTCTTCACCTGTCACGCAAGATGGGCGAAAACATTTTGCTCGCCGCCCCCACGGGCCGCGCCGCAAAACGCATGGGCGACTGCTGTGGCGAAAAGGCGTATACCATCCACCGCCTGCTAGAAGTCGACCCCGTCACCAAGAAATTCAACAGGAACGAATTCAACAAGCTCGACTGCAACTTGCTGATTGTCGACGAATTCAGTATGGTGGACACCTGGCTTGCCGCCTCGCTCTTAGACGCTGTTCCCGAATCGGCCCGCATCGTATTCGTCGGTGACGCCGATCAGCTCCCTAGCGTAGGCCCCGGCAACGTACTCAACGACTTGCTCCAATGCCCGCGCCTTCCAAGCGTACGCCTGCAGCACATCTTTAGGCAAAGCGGCGGCAACGACATCGCCGACAAGGCCGCAAAAATCAATCAGGGAATCACTCCCGCCCCGCTCGAAGGCCCGAATTTTCACTTCGTTCCATTCGAGACCTCCGAAGAAGCCAAGTTGCATTTACAACAACTGATTGCGACGGGTGTGCGCAGCAAAATCGACATCGACCTCAAGACCGACTTGCAGATTCTTGTACCCATGCGCAAAGGCCCCCTCGGCATTATCGAGCTGAACCCATTCCTGCAAGACCTGCTGAACCCAGGCGTGACCCGCCACAAGATGGTCGGCATCGGCTGGAGTGTCGGCGACCGTGTGATGCAAATCAAGAACAACTACGACAAGAACGTGTTCAACGGCGACGTCGGAATCGTCTACAGCATCTACAAAGAAAAGCGCAAAATCGCCGTTTTCTTCGACGAAAAACTCATCACCTACCAAGACGACGAACTCGA is a window of uncultured Fibrobacter sp. DNA encoding:
- a CDS encoding carbon starvation CstA family protein produces the protein MITFLIGIAILIGGYFTYGKLVEHVFGPDDRKTPALENPDGVDRVALPHWKNMLIQLLNIAGIGPVIGVILGIKFGAIVFILLPLGNVLGGAVHDYFSGMVSIRNNGMNVPALSRKFLGKGPSKVVMSLIAIALILVGAVFTNTPAALINTPILVGSHVSPTLFWVAVACIFAYYFISTFFPIDKIIGRIYPIFGGLLILASIGILVGIAPQLNVLDEFCLSDIASNFNKHPAHQPIIPMLFVTIACGIISGFHSTQSPIVARTEVTEKTGRQTFYGMMIIEGLIGMIWAAGGMFIYHQMPELITGASGVKVLSELVHTVIPFAPVSILVVVGVIILAITSGDTSLRSLRLTIAELTGLEQTSVRNRLILTIPMFAICALIILWSNMNKDGFNILWNYFSWANQLMAVCSLCVTVVYLRSKKKNFWFALLPCMFMAFITFDYILWVSPENLKGAPLGFGLDYKTALVLALENAGLLGFFLCTRGKILTKMEDFDPDKWDPKRDLNRDETNPIVQDNKV
- a CDS encoding DUF6588 family protein, with the protein product MKKLALIATLIIGVSSIFAMDENGWASTYESLSAFQSNPIAPDGSINPYANRPGYVKPIIDNLGNVLNSNWYVSASVPQSFTFEAGLPFSIIPIGDDDRNYTETYTDPASGQSFDFETPTIFGDHHDMEQPYDGRIYGNKTLNGLGVFTYPYLQLGASMFHARVVFRGMFLPSISELRKFNLFGFGLQYSFGHFFQYMLPAAAQPLDVSLVFGYNSSGIGYRPDDYDGQLDLDVSTTNFSLVIGYKPINFIEVMMSLGYQSAEMKSSGNLVCTAKEFGQPTGDYGKTITPDITVKGNNGFRFSLAVAFQLGKSLHPVVGFDYAGKSSFTTNILYFKQQFGEDKTPDEIAKEKGYVRGGNAQTQSNDAAETSAVSEEEPTNEAPEEYADEQVEEPSEPAEDNSADDFSADNTFDEE
- the nadA gene encoding quinolinate synthase NadA → MTAEELYNRLKTIQPGAVLCTYSMEKCEQMLPLINEINELKKERDAVILAHSYVAPEIILGVADYDGDSFKLSQDATKVSAKTIVFSAVRFMGETAKILNPTKDVLIPGPLTGCSLADSITGAEVKALREKYPDHTFVCYINTTADVKANCDVCVTSSNVMKIVSSLENDKIVFVPDGLMGQNLIDEMKKRGIKKEIVLHSGCCYVHETYDSELINFFRSQNPGLKVVSHPECHPGVALLSDYVGSTGQMVSYIKEQPEGTPFLLLTECGLNARMQYEFPKKTFIGSCSMCKYMKSNSLENILETLRHPEKAQHVELDESVRIAAKKCIDAMFYYAGK
- a CDS encoding TonB-dependent receptor, whose translation is MRTTSFFKAAKIAALLGCLAAGLSMAVAAPSGNSLEDVSVISSKTVAVDDATPTQDLGSTEVVTDGEVIQTKNASYTEITSAVWEGKSLSAADLLATLPGIQSYKQGGLGSFQTVSVRGIAARNILICVDGVPLNDASGGAVNLGSIDLNQMEKIEVYKGNVPVKFGVSGIGGAINFVTKNAVKKGCRVLGAYGNHNLWEGSFQVSAPVTDSIMFATTFATRHSDNDYEYLNRNGTQYNDDDDYTATRENAQYTDVSGNVQFRMLHGNGYFSTVAVTASRNESGNPGKEQNQTKVAKFVGESALLRYGLESVGYFDDKLFLYGGVSARIDKNISTSYYPLDHIGFGNNVLMEYGSMTYKFVPEFWAEFTPMERLTGVARVAVEWERAEARGNSKDWALDRKTYVGSGDLYYQFFKYVGVGGEGSAQMLKDHLDKGTFVLPTGGRTLDEAKERDASFAGRLYSRFGASTSPFTGEISMGRFYQQPALMELYGTFPGAISNPDLNREKATRFEATGMYKFSGNHTSFQTTYFESHIEDGICWVLSVELLRPINVSRALIRGVEMELNSSPSKFLDVVLRATIQKTEDRSHSEAFNGNKLSGEPDRSYFAEATLHLPFHFDFSWASDWRSVMYSDRANRTEQPAVATHRANLSYAPFEKTRLAFSVNNITDEKYRNFYTPFPMPGREYKFTIIQGF
- a CDS encoding ATP-dependent RecD-like DNA helicase encodes the protein MILEGTVKSITFHSPQNGFTVLRIIDSSNKKVVVVTGTLPELSVGESLRFEGEWGRHPKFGEQFKAIHFEIVETGNKNFAAYLGSGLFPGIGPKTAQTIVDTFGDELQDILDYEPDRFRAKKIKGLSAAKVEQFLARWQENRHSRETLLFLYNHDITGNVAKKLWMKFGQDTIEKIRTNPYMLCEEVWGIGFLKADEIAMKVGIPKDSPMRLQEAILYSLQEASLSDGHCYLPSNDLIGRTLKNLRIDVTDDDAIQNLLEQFKRICESGRIKRHGDDCFFPPLDNAEQKIAEIIKARLGENELPTYGFERELVDWEREHKFSFDPTQREAIRLATAHKICIITGGPGTGKTTILKGILHLSRKMGENILLAAPTGRAAKRMGDCCGEKAYTIHRLLEVDPVTKKFNRNEFNKLDCNLLIVDEFSMVDTWLAASLLDAVPESARIVFVGDADQLPSVGPGNVLNDLLQCPRLPSVRLQHIFRQSGGNDIADKAAKINQGITPAPLEGPNFHFVPFETSEEAKLHLQQLIATGVRSKIDIDLKTDLQILVPMRKGPLGIIELNPFLQDLLNPGVTRHKMVGIGWSVGDRVMQIKNNYDKNVFNGDVGIVYSIYKEKRKIAVFFDEKLITYQDDELDELQLAYACTIHKSQGSEYPAVIVILDSSHYVMLQRNLIYTAITRAKGHVWILSAPGAFHQAVRNNRSTRRYTRLKERLG